In Kogia breviceps isolate mKogBre1 chromosome 7, mKogBre1 haplotype 1, whole genome shotgun sequence, a single window of DNA contains:
- the LOC131760481 gene encoding pregnancy-associated glycoprotein 2-like, which yields MRETLREKNLLTNFLAMNNDDRSQNVAHDPKLSLHPLKNYLDLAYVGNITIGTPPQQFKVVFDTGSADLWVPSTYCDSAPCHTHKVFNPFKSTTFRLSGMPVDLTYGSGRMVGFLGYDTVRIGKLVDVVQPFALSQSQFGMEHAPFDGILGLGYRSLAIQGTTPVFDNLKRRGQIIQPVFAFYLSTQKENGSVVMLGGVDHRYHKGELQWIPVSRTHYWQITMSRITMNGVVFGCLHGCEGILDTGTSFLLGPSKLITAIQMLISASPVGHEFAVSCSSVASLPSIVFTINGKDYPVPPQAYIRKSLQGLCLSSLAGGTENVSRSETWILGDVFLRLYFSAYDQGNNRVGLAPAV from the exons ATGAGAGAAACCCTCAGGGAAAAAAACTTGCTGACAAACTTCCTGGCGATGAACAATGACGACAGGTCCCAGAATGTCGCTCATGACCCGAAATTGTCTCTTCATCCCCTGAAGAACTACCTGGAT CTAGCCTATGTCGGCAACATCACCATTGGAACGCCCCCTCAGCAGTTCAAGGTCGTGTTTGACACCGGCTCAGCTGACCTGTGGGTGCCCTCCACCTACTGCGACAGTGCCCCCTGCC ATACACACAAGGTCTTCAATCCTTTCAAGTCCACCACCTTCCGGCTCTCGGGCATGCCCGTCGACCTCACCTACGGCTCCGGGAGGATGGTTGGATTTCTTGGCTACGACACTGTTCGG ATCGGGAAGCTGGTCGATGTGGTCCAGCCGTTTGCCCTGAGCCAGTCACAGTTTGGGATGGAACACGCACCCTTCGATGGCATCCTGGGCTTGGGCTACCGCAGCCTCGCCATCCAAGGGACCACCCCCGTCTTCGACAACCTGAAGAGACGAGGCCAAATTATTCAGCCTGTCTTTGCCTTCTACTTGAGCAC cCAGAAGGAGAATGGGAGCGTGGTGATGCTTGGCGGGGTGGACCACCGCTACCACAAAGGAGAGCTCCAGTGGATACCAGTGTCCCGAACCCACTACTGGCAGATAACCATGAGCCG CATCACCATGAACGGTGTGGTTTTTGGTTGTCTCCACGGCTGCGAGGGCATTTTGGATACTGGGACCTCGTTCTTGCTTGGCCCAAGCAAACTGATCACTGCCATCCAGATGCTCATCAGCGCCAGCCCCGTCGGTCACGAG TTTGCGGTTTCATGTAGCTCTGTGGCTAGCCTGCCTAGTATCGTCTTCACCATCAACGGCAAGGACTACCCAGTGCCCCCTCAAGCCTACATCAGAAAG AGCCTTCAAGGCCTCTGCCTCAGCAGCTTGGCAGGGGGCACAGAGAACGTAAGCCGGTCGGAGACCTGGATCCTGGGCGACGTCTTCCTGAGGCTGTATTTCTCGGCTTACGATCAGGGAAACAACAGGGTTGGCCTGGCTCCCGCAGTGTAA
- the LOC131760514 gene encoding pregnancy-associated glycoprotein 2-like, with protein MRETLREKNLLTNFLAMNTDYRLQNFPRVRKLSLHPLKNYLDLAYVGNITIGTPPQQFKVLFDTGSGDLWVPSTYCSSASCRTHKVFNPHKSTTFRPSGRHVDLTYGSGRMVGFLGYDTVRIGKLIDMGQPFALSQLQFGMEHAPFDGMLGLGYPSLALQGTTPIFDTLRKRGLIPQPVFAFYLSTQKENGSVVMLGGVDHRYHKGELQWIPVSRTHYWQITMSRITMNGMVFGCFRGCQAIVDTGTSFLFGPSTLISVMRRHIGARFINHEFAVSCSSVARLPTIVFTINGKDYRVPPQAYIRKSRRGFCLSSLAGGTESLSRSETWILGDVFLRLYFSVYDRGNNRVGLAPAV; from the exons ATGAGAGAAACCCTCAGGGAAAAAAACTTGCTGACAAACTTCCTGGCGATGAACACTGACTACAGGTTGCAGAATTTCCCTCGTGTCCGGAAATTGTCTCTTCATCCCCTGAAGAACTACCTGGAT CTAGCCTATGTCGGCAACATCACCATTGGAACGCCCCCTCAGCAGTTCAAGGTCCTCTTTGACACCGGCTCAGGTGACCTGTGGGTGCCCTCCACCTACTGCAGCAGTGCCTCCTGCC GTACACACAAGGTATTCAACCCTCACAAGTCCACCACCTTCCGGCCCTCGGGCCGGCACGTCGACCTCACCTACGGCTCCGGGAGGATGGTTGGATTTCTTGGCTACGACACTGTTCGG ATCGGGAAACTTATCGATATGGGCCAGCCGTTTGCCCTGAGCCAGTTACAGTTTGGGATGGAACACGCACCCTTCGATGGCATGCTGGGCTTGGGCTACCCCAGCCTCGCCCTCCAAGGGACCACCCCCATCTTCGACACCCTGAGGAAACGAGGCCTCATTCCTCAGCCTGTCTTTGCCTTCTACTTGAGCAC cCAGAAGGAGAATGGGAGCGTGGTGATGCTTGGCGGGGTGGACCACCGCTACCACAAAGGAGAGCTCCAGTGGATACCAGTGTCCCGAACCCACTACTGGCAGATAACCATGAGCCG GATCACCATGAATGGTATGGTTTTTGGTTGTTTCCGCGGCTGCCAGGCCATTGTGGATACCGGGACCTCGTTCCTATTTGGCCCAAGTACACTGATCAGCGTCATGCGGAGGCACATCGGAGCCAGATTTATCAATCACGAG TTTGCGGTTTCATGTAGCTCTGTGGCTCGCCTGCCTACTATCGTCTTCACCATCAATGGCAAGGACTACCGAGTGCCCCCTCAAGCCTACATCAGAAAG AGCCGTCGGGGCTTCTGCCTCAGCAGCTTGGCAGGGGGCACAGAGAGCTTAAGCCGGTCGGAGACCTGGATCCTGGGCGACGTCTTCCTGAGGCTGTATTTCTCGGTTTACGATCGGGGAAACAACAGGGTTGGCCTGGCTCCCGCAGTGTAA
- the LOC131760482 gene encoding pregnancy-associated glycoprotein 2-like — translation MRETLREKNLLTNFLAMNTDYRLQNFPRVRKLSLHPLRNYLDLAYFGDITIGTPPQQFKVLFDTGSGNLWVPSIYCSSAPCRTHEVFNPHKSTTFRPSAQHVDLTYGSGRMVGFLGYDTVRIGKLIDMGQPFALSQSQFGMEHAPFDGMLGLAYPSLAIQGTTPIFDTLRRRGLIPQPVFAFYLSTQKENGSVVMLGGVDHRYHKGELQWIPVSGNHYWQITMSRITMNKVVFGCFRGCQAIVDTGTSYIVGPSRLINTMRRLIGTRLVNHEYAVSCSSVARLPTIVFTINGKDYPVPPQAYIRKSPRGLCLSTLAGGTENLRQSETWILGDVFLRLYFSVYDRGNNRVGLAPAV, via the exons ATGAGAGAAACCCTCAGGGAAAAAAACTTGCTGACAAACTTCCTGGCGATGAACACTGACTACAGGTTGCAGAATTTCCCTCGTGTCCGGAAATTGTCTCTTCATCCCCTGAGGAACTACCTGGAT CTAGCCTATTTCGGCGACATCACCATTGGAACGCCCCCTCAGCAGTTCAAGGTCCTCTTTGACACTGGCTCGGGTAACCTGTGGGTGCCCTCCATCTACTGCAGCAGTGCCCCCTGCC GTACACACGAGGTCTTCAACCCTCACAAGTCCACCACCTTCCGGCCCTCGGCCCAGCACGTCGACCTCACCTACGGCTCCGGGAGGATGGTTGGATTTCTTGGCTACGACACTGTTCGG ATCGGGAAACTTATCGATATGGGCCAGCCGTTTGCCCTGAGCCAGTCACAGTTTGGGATGGAACACGCACCCTTCGATGGCATGCTGGGCTTGGCCTACCCCAGCCTCGCCATCCAAGGGACCACCCCCATCTTCGACACCCTGAGGAGACGAGGCCTCATTCCTCAGCCTGTCTTTGCCTTCTACTTGAGCAC cCAGAAGGAGAATGGGAGCGTGGTGATGCTTGGCGGGGTGGACCACCGCTACCACAAAGGAGAGCTCCAGTGGATACCAGTGTCCGGAAACCACTACTGGCAGATAACCATGAGCCG CATCACCATGAACAAAGTGGTTTTCGGTTGTTTCCGCGGCTGCCAGGCCATTGTGGATACTGGGACCTCGTACATAGTTGGCCCAAGTAGACTGATCAACACCATGCGGAGGCTCATCGGCACCAGACTTGTCAATCACGAG TATGCGGTTTCATGTAGCTCTGTGGCTCGCCTGCCTACTATCGTCTTCACCATCAACGGCAAGGACTACCCAGTGCCCCCTCAAGCCTACATCAGAAAG AGCCCTCGGGGCCTCTGCCTCAGCACCCTGGCAGGGGGCACAGAGAACTTACGCCAGTCGGAGACCTGGATCCTGGGCGACGTCTTCCTGAGGCTGTATTTCTCGGTTTACGATCGGGGAAACAACAGGGTTGGCCTGGCTCCCGCAGTGTAA